In Elaeis guineensis isolate ETL-2024a chromosome 1, EG11, whole genome shotgun sequence, a genomic segment contains:
- the LOC105037482 gene encoding LOB domain-containing protein 20, with product MDSKGGGGGGGGGGPRGDAGKRAASAGQSAPCGACKFLRRKCVSGCLFAPHFGTEQGAARFAAVHKVFGASNVSKLLAHVPAGRRGDAVLTICYEAQARLADPVYGCVSTILSLQQQVAALQAEISIVRSQLINTRLAVAGALHQGSQQVQHIAVLQPAYSSNSWTCHNMVDLSSFASGLDLGDTKPTSRGFEPLQRSQPSNDEEEEDENQNPAAFASSVSHPK from the exons ATGGactcgaaaggaggaggaggcggcggtGGCGGCGGGGGGCCGAGGGGGGACGCAGGGAAGCGTGCTGCCTCGGCAGGCCAGTCGGCGCCTTGCGGGGCGTGCAAGTTCCTGCGTCGCAAGTGCGTGAGCGGGTGTCTGTTCGCGCCGCACTTCGGGACCGAGCAGGGGGCGGCGCGGTTCGCGGCAGTGCACAAGGTGTTCGGGGCAAGCAACGTGTCCAAGCTGCTGGCGCACGTGCCGGCGGGGCGCCGGGGGGATGCGGTGCTCACCATCTGCTACGAGGCTCAGGCCAGGCTCGCCGACCCCGTATATGGATGCGTCTCCACCATTCTTTCCCTCCAGCAGCAG GTGGCAGCGCTGCAAGCTGAGATATCGATCGTGCGGTCACAGCTAATAAATACCCGATTGGCGGTGGCCGGTGCCCTTCATCAGGGATCGCAGCAGGTACAGCACATCGCAGTGCTGCAGCCAGCCTACTCCAGCAACTCCTGGACTTGCCATAATATGGTGGATCTGAGCAGCTTTGCCTCGGGCTTAGACCTCGGTGATACCAAGCCAACTTCAAGAGGTTTCGAGCCGCTGCAGCGCTCACAGCCATCGAATGACGAGGAGGAAGAGGACGAGAATCAGAATCCGGCCGCTTTTGCCAGCAGTGTCTCCCATCCAAAATAA